In the Desulfuromonas sp. DDH964 genome, GGTCACCTCGCGTTTTTCCGGCGCCAGTTCGCCGTGATCGGCCTGAACCCTGAGTTCACCCAGCCGCTGGTCGAAGAAGGTCATGCGCACATTTTCAATCCGCCCAACCCCCTCGGTCAGGTTATGCGCGGCAGAATCGGCCGTCAGGGTCCAGGTCCGCTTGCCATCGCGCGTCTCGGTATAGTCAATCTTCTTCAGCGAGAGGTCAACGTTCTTCGGCAGCCCCTCAAGAACTTCTTCCGGAGCATTCCCCTTCAGGTTGCTGGCAATGAATAGGGCGAGGGCGGAGGCGAGAGCCAAGATTACAAACGCCAGGCCATTGCGTAGTTGCAGTCTCTTTTTCATAAGCTGGGCCAGTATAACACTCGGCGGAAGGGCATGTAAAGACCAATCGGAGGATTTGGCACGGGATTTGTATGGGACCCTCAGCCGCCC is a window encoding:
- the lptC gene encoding LPS export ABC transporter periplasmic protein LptC produces the protein MKKRLQLRNGLAFVILALASALALFIASNLKGNAPEEVLEGLPKNVDLSLKKIDYTETRDGKRTWTLTADSAAHNLTEGVGRIENVRMTFFDQRLGELRVQADHGELAPEKREVTATGNVVVRSPAGYSFYTERLDYRESDRFISTNLPVRLEAPTGTIRGRGMRLNVVDRTLTLLADVKAEFPRGFSREHP